NNNNNNNNNNNNNNNNNNNNNNNNNNNNNNNNNNNNNNNNNNNNNNNNNNNNNNNNNNNNNNNNNNNNNNNNNNNNNNNNNNNNNNNNNNNNNNNNNNNNNNNNNNNNNNNNNNNNNNNNNNNNNNNNNNNNNNNNNNNNNNNNNNNNNNNNNNNNNNNNNNNNNNNNNNNNNNNNNNNNNNNNNNNNNTGCGATCAAAAGATCTTGGTGACACAATCACCAAAGACAACAATTCCAGTGACAAAGACAAGTATAGAGCTATCTACATGATACGCCACCATCTCCAAGAGAACTTGAAAACTCAGTACATGACCATGGAAAATCCATATGACCTTTGGATCGCTTTACAGCGAAGATATGACCACCAGAAAACGGTGTTGCTTCCAAAGGCTCAATATGATTGGAAACACATAAGGTTCTTGGACTACAAATCAGTAGACAAGTACAACTCAGTCCTGTTCAGAATTGTGTTCTTGTTAAGGTTATGTGGTGAAAAAGTAACCGAAGAAGAGATGCTTAATAAAACTCTCTCCACGTTTCCTCAAACCAACATGGTATTGCAACAGCAGTACAGAGAGAGGAATTTCGCCACATATACTGAGTTGATAGAATGTCTCTTGTTGGCTGAAGCTAACAACGAACTGTTATTGAAAAACAGTGAGATGAGACCTCCTGGTACAGCTCCATTACCCGACATCTCTAAGCTGGCTATAGAGCCAAAGAAAGAGAGTAACCTTGTCCAACACAATGACCATCCCGGTCCAAACCGTGGAAGAAGTCAAGGACGAGGTCGTGGTTCTTTTAAAGCACACGGGCGAGGACGTGGTCGCGGTACCACACCCGGCTTTAGCCGTGGTCGTGGCCGAGGCCGTAGTGTGTCTTTTAAACCACAGATCAAAGCTGATCGATGCCACATATGTGGTATGGGTAATCATTGGGGAAAGAATTGCCAAACTCCTAAGCATTTGTGTGAGCTTTACATGGAGAGCTTAAAAAGAAACCCGGAAGCTAACATGGTTCGAGACCCGGGATATGATGATGATGATGATGACTTGGAAGAGGATCACCAGCACGAGTCAGACAAAGTTGATCACATGGAATTTGAAACTTTAGACATACTGAAATAAGGAATTAAAATTTCATATCATTTTTTTTATTGTTTTTCCCTGGATTTGGTGTTCTTTAAGATTGTTTATCAGTGTTTGGCTTTGGATTTAACTTTATCCTTATGAATGAATAATTTNNNNNNNNNNNNNNNNNNNNNNNNNNNNNNNNNNNNNNNNNNNNNNNNNNNNNNNNNNNNNNNNNNNNNNNNNNNNNNNNNNNNNNNNNNNNNNNNNNNNNNNNNNNNNNNNNNNNNNNNNNNNNNNNNNNNNNNNNNNNNNNNNNNNNNNNNNNNNNNNNNNNNNNNNNNNNNNNNNNNNNNNNNNNNNNNNNTAGCTGGCACGGCTAGCTTAATTGAAGGCTATGGCCACGCCAATATATTATTGCCAAAAGGTATACATCTTGAGATTGAAGATGCTTTGTACTCACCTAGCTGAAACAGAAGTCTATTGAGCTTTAAAGACATAAGACTGAATGGTTTCCACATCGAAACAATGGGTGAAGGAAGTAAAGAATTCCTACAGATTTATAAAATCACCCNNNNNNNNNNNNNNNNNNNNNNNNNNNNNNNNNNNNNNNNNNNNNNNNNNNNNNNNNNNNNNNNNNNNNNNNNNNNNNNNNNNNNNNNNNNNNNNNNNNNNNNNNNNNNNNNNNNNNNNNNNNNNNNNNNNNNNNNNNNNNNNNNNNNNNNNNNNNNNNNNNNNNNNNNNNNNNNNNNNNNNNNNNNNNNNNNNNNNNNNNNNNNNNNNNNNNNNNNNNNNNNNNNNNNNNNNNNNNNNNNNNNNNNNNNNNNNNNNNNNNNNNNNNNNNNNNNNNNNNNNNNNNNNNNNNNNNNNNNNNNNNNNNNNNNNNNNNNNNNNNNNNNNNNNNNNNNNNNNNNNNNNNNNNNNNNNNNNNNNNNNNNNNNNNNNNNNNNNNNNNNNNNNNNNNNNNNNNNNNNNNNNNNNNNNNNNNNNNNNNNNNNNNNNNNNNNNNNNNNNNNNNNNNNNNNNNNNNNNNNNNNNNNNNNNNNNNNNNNNNNNNNNNNNNNNNNNNNNNNNNNNNNNNNNNNNNNNNNNNNNNNNNNNNNNNNNNNNNNNNNNNNNNNNNNNNNNNNNNNNNNNNNNNNNNNNNNNNNNNNNNNNNNNNNNNNNNNNNNNNNNNNNNNNNNNNNNNNNNNNNNNNNNNNNNNNNNNNNNNNNNNNNNNNNNNNNNNNNNNNNNNNNNNNNNNNNNNNNNNNNNNNNNNNNNNNNNNNNNNNNNNNNNNNNNNNNNNNNNNNNNNNNNNNNNNNNNNNNNNNNNNNNNNNNNNNNNNNNNNNNNNNNNNNNNNNNNNNNNNNNNNNNNNNNNNNNNNNNNNNNNNNNNNNNNNNNNNNNNNNNNNNNNNNNNNNNNNNNNNNNNNNNNNNNNNNNNNNNNNNNNNNNNNNNNNNNNNNNNNNNNNNNNNNNNNNNNNNNNNNNNNNNNNNNNNNNNNNNNNNNNNNNNNNNNNNNNNNNNNNNNNNNNNNNNNNNNNNNNNNNNNNNNNNNNNNNNNNNNNNNNNNNNNNNNNNNNNNNNNNNNNNNNNNNNNNNNNNNNNNNNNNNNNNNNNNNNNNNNNNNNNNNNNNNNNNNNNNNNNNNNNNNNNNNNNNNNNNNNNNNNNNNNNNNNNNNNNNNNNNNNNNNNNNNNNNNNNNNNNNNNNNNNNNNNNNNNNNNNNNNNNNNNNNNNNNNNNNNNNNNNNNNNNNNNNNNNNNNNNNNNNNNNNNNNNNNNNNNNNNNNNNNNNNNNNNNNNNNNNNNNNNNNNNNNNNNNNNNNNNNNNNNNNNNNNNNNNNNNNNNNNNNNNNNNNNNNNNNNNNNNNNNNNNNNNNNNNNNNNNNNNNNNNNNNNNNNNNNNNNNNNNNNNNNNNNNNNNNNNNNNNNNNNNNNNNNNNNNNNNNNNNNNNNNNNNNNNNNNNNNNNNNNNNNNNNNNNNNNNNNNNNNNNNNNNNNNNNNNNNNNNNNNNNNNNNNNNNNNNNNNNNNNNNNNNNNNNNNNNNNNNNNNNNNNNNNNNNNNNNNNNNNNNNNNNNNNNNNNNNNNNNNNNNNNNNNNNNNNNNNNNNNNNNNNNNNNNNNNNNNNNNNNNNNNNNNNNNNNNNNNNNNNNNNNNNNNNNNNNNNNNNNNNNNNNNNNNNNNNNNNNNNNNNNNNNNNNNNNNNNNNNNNNNNNNNNNNNNNNNNNNNNNNNNNNNNNNNNNNNNNNNNNNNNNNNNNNNNNNNNNNNNNNNNNNNNNNNNNNNNNNNNNNNNNNNNNNNNNNNNNNNNNNNNNNNNNNNNNNNNNNNNNNNNNNNNNNNNNNNNNNNNNNNNNNNNNNNNNNNNNNNNNNNNNNNNNNNNNNNNNNNNNNNNNNNNNNNNNNNNNNNNNNNNNNNNNNNNNNNNNNNNNNNNNNNNNNNNNNNNNNNNNNNNNNNNNNNNNNNNNNNNNNNNNNNNNNNNNNNNNNNNNNNNNNNNNNNNNNNNNNNNNNNNNNNNNNNNNNNNNNNNNNNNNNNNNNNNNNNNNNNNNNNNNNNNNNNNNNNNNNNNNNNNNNNGCTAGTCATTATCTAGTTAAGGATAAGTACTGGCGCCTATCTACTCTTGTGTTTATCTACATTATAGTTGGTGTTTATCTTACGTATTGCTAGTCATTATCTAGTTAAGGATAAGTACTGGCGCCTATCTACTCTTGTGTTTATCTACATTATAGTTGGTGTTTATCTTACGTATTGCTAGTCATTATCTAGTTAAGGATAAGTACTGGCGCCTATCTACTCTTGTGTTTATCTACATTATAGTTGGTGTTTATCTTACGTATTGCTAGTCATTATCTAGTTAAGGATAAGTACTGGCGCCTATCTACTCTTGTGTTTATCTACATTATAGTTGGTGTTTATCTTACGTATTGCTAGTCATTATCTAGTTAAGGATAAGTACTGGCGCCTATCTACTCTTGTGTTTATCTACATTATAGTTGGTGTTTATCTTACGTATTGCTAGTCATTATCTAGTTAAGGATAAGTANNNNNNNNNNNNNNNNNNNNNNNNNNNNNNNNNNNNNNNNNNNNNNNNNNNNNNNNNNNNNNNNNNNNNNNNNNNNNNNNNNNNNNNNNNNNNNNNNNATAGTTTTAGATATACATGTTTTTAAGTCGGGTACAAATCGGTTCTTATCGGGTCGGGTCTATTCGGGTCGGTTCTTTTCGGGTCCGGGTCTATTCGGGTCGGTTCCTTTTCGGTTCCGGTTCTTTCGGGTAAAAAAAATTTAGACCCAGAAGGTACTTGTAAATTTTCGGTCCGGTTCCAGGTCGGATATTTTGAGTCGGTTCCGGTTCGGGTCTTCGGGTGCAGGTTAAAATGCCCAGGTCTAGTGTTTCTGGTCACCAGGAAGGTATGATTTCGATTTTACAATTCCGAAACCTTGAATTTAGGTGGCTGATGCTTTCGCGTTTCGTACAGTCAGATCATCGTTGGGCTGTAAAAAGATGGATCCGGATGCAGTCAAGTCGACCCTCTCGAATCTGGCGTTCGGGAATGTATTGGCAGCAGCTGCTAGAGATTATAAGAAGGTATATCAATTTAATATTGGCTTAAATCCATCAACAAATGCTAATGAGTAGGCTTTTATCTACGTTTTCGTATGCTCGTGGTTGGTTTCTTTCTTTATGCATATGCTCTTCACAGATCACACAAGTAGTTATAAGCAAATCATGAAGAAATGACTTTCTGATTGTTTTTTTTTTTTTTTTTTTTTGAGGTGTTTGGCTACACACATTGTAGATAGCCTCTGAGTATTTTGTATGTTACAGGAAGTGCTTGCAAATGAGAAGGCCCAATCATCAAATCATGTCAATGAGGAGGTTGATCTTGATGAACTTATGGATGTAAGTGCAAATCTTTCTTCTTCTCGTTTGAGATTTATGCTACTGTCTCTAACGGTAAGACTTTCTCATTGTTCTGTAGGATCCGGAGCTAGAAAAATTGCACGCTGATAGGATTGCTGCACTCAAGGTAACAACTCTGGCAACACCCTTCTCTCTTTAGTTATGAAGCTGTTCAATATTTCTTGTTTACTTTTATCGGTATGAACTTAACCTCCTAGTTTTGATCTGGACAGAGAGAAGTTGAAAAGAGGGAAGCGTTCAAAAGACAAGGGCATGGTGAGTATCGAGAGGTGAGCGAGGGAGATTTCTTGGGGGAAGTCACCAGGAGTGAGAAAGTGATTTGTCATTTCTACCACAAGGAGTTTTACCGCTGCAAGTAAGATCTACCCATCAACTTCTCATACGTGATCTCATCTGTAACCTATATCCACTCTGCATCGTTATGTAGGATTATGGACAAGCATCTCAAGACTCTTGCGCCTAGGCATGTGGACACTAAGTTCATCAAAGTGGACGCAGAGGTCAGTCCAAAGATAGAAAAACGGGGTTTCAAGAATCCTGATGCTTGCCTAACATAAATGCAGAATGCTCCTTTCTTTGTCACGAAGCTAGCAATAAAGACATTGCCTTGCGTTCTGCTCTTCAGGTTTCATCTCTTTCGGTTCATTCTTACATTACATGGTTTGTTTCTAGGTTTTTTACTCTGATAGAATATGACTTATCTTTCTTCATCATTCTCAGCAAGGGAATCGCTATAGATAGGCTAGTTGGGTTCCAGGATTTGGGCACAAAGGACGATTTCAGCACTACCAAACTGGAAAACGTTCTGATTAAAAAAGGTAAGGAGGACCTCGCATCCACCTTTCTCAGTAGTTACACAGTTCAGTTAGAGTATTGTTGCTTAAAATGTGCAAACTATTAAACAGGAATGCTCAGCAAGAAGAAGAAAGAGGAAGATGATGAAGATGCTGAGTACCAAGAGAGCATAAGGCGGTCGGTTAGGTCTTCAGAGAATCTGGACTCTGACTCTGACTGATCAAACCAGCTTACATCACAGAGTTGTCTCTGTTTTGCCTTTGTTATGTGTTTATTAGGTAATGAAGCTTCATAGTTACATCTTAACCGTCAAATGCTTCCATGACATTGTATGTTGCACTATACACCATTTTCTTGTTGCTGTTACATAAATATTGACTTGTTTTTGGCTTTAAAAAAAAGCTAGAAAACTAATGTTCTTGAATCGAAAGGATAATATGTGAGGTAAAGATCAATGCAGAGGTTATGGTAGAAAATATCTTGTTCAATAATAATAATAAAATTACTAGACAGAACAAACATGTGAAAAGATCATTCCTCATATATAATAATTTCTTCGTCAATCTCATCTATTTTTTCTTGACCTTTGAATCTTTCCCCTTAGTGGTCTTTTTCTTGTTCTCCAAATCAGCCTCCTCAGTTTTGGCCTTCTCTTGTTCGTTCTTGATCTTCTTGGCTTCCAAGAACTCAACCAACCCCTCAAGAATAATATCAACAGACTCATTCCTCATAAGTTGTTCAGCTACATCTGCTGGAGTAACCTCTGTCGCTTCGATACCTTCCACGATCTTGCTGAAAAGAGGGTGATCTTTTATCTCTAGATAGTTCCAAGCAAGAGCCTTGAAAGTACTCGACGTGCAGTACGACATGTGGATGTGCACATCCATACGTCCTGGTCTCAACAACGCAGGGTCTAGTTTGTCTTTGTAATTGGTTGTGAATATTATGATCCGTTGGTCGCCGCAGCTTGACCATAAACCATCAGTGAAGTTTAGTAGTCCAGAGAGTGTCACTTTCTTGTTTCTTGATTCCTTACGTTCATCAGTTGTCCTGTTATTCAACGTGATGGAGCAGTCGATATCTTCCAGCACAAGAATTGAACGATTACCAGTGTCAATCAGCAACCTTCTGAGCTCGGAATTGTCTACAACAGCAGTCAACTCTAAGTCATAAATATCGAAGTTGAGATGGTTAGCCATGGCTGCAATCAAGCTTGACTTCCCTGTCCCTGGTGGACCGTATATCAAGTACCCTCTCTTCCAAGCCTTACCAACTCTCTTATAGTACTCACTCCGTTTCACAAACTTGTCAAGATCTTCCATCACACTTCTCTTGACATCTGAATCCATTGCTAGTGTCTTGAACGTAGAAGGATGGGCAAGAGTAACAGAGGTCCATGAGTCCCCCCAGTACCTTGCGTCCAGGGTAAAGAGCTTGAGTTTCTTCTTCTCGTGCTTCATTGACCTGGATCTTTTCACCATGAATGGCAAGTAAGATTCAAGAGCTATGTCCTTGAATCTTTTTTCGAAGTTGAGCTCGAAGGATCTGACATCTAAACTGGATTTGGAGTGTTGATTCTTTGTCTCAACATGGTGGCTACGTAGGACCCATTGGAACTGGACGCCGTTGAAAACGTCCACAACTTGCTCGTCATGTCCCACGGCGACGTTGTAATTGGAATCTTTCTCGTGTTTACTCACTTTGATTCTTTTGTTAGATTGAGAGATCTTGGTGGCTACGTAGGCCTTTGCAGCATCAAAGACTTCATTGTGATTGTACCCTTCAAACTCTTCGATGGTTATTGTCATTTGAGAGGAATTAAAGTAATGAGCCATGCAGCGTTTAACGAAGCTGCGGACTTCATAGGAGATGTATTGTCGCACTTCGAGAGGCAAGTAGCTTTGGGCTAGCGATCGAGCCAGCATTGCAGTTTCAGCCACCGAAGCTGCAGTGGTTACAACCGTTGAAACTCCCATGGACTCGGTTTTTTCTAGGATTTTTGCAAATATACTTGGATTTTTTGCAGCACGACGAACTGAAACAATCCTAGGTTGTTTTGGTCCTCCAAGTGTCATGTATCTACCTGTATCCATAGGTAAACAAACTGGGTAAGAACGGGATGTTAATGCCATTGAGATCGGATCTGAAAAACAATATGATGAACGAGGTTTGTTTCTCTAGGGTTCTTTAGTTACTAATTGGGCGAGGAGAAAAGTTTCTTCAGAACGTGATCTTGCCTATGTAGCTCTCGTGCCGAGTATCAAGAGGGAACTCTCAAAATCTCTTTATTGAGTCGAAGAAGTCGCGAGTCTTTTTATAAGCAAAGAGCTCTTGTCTATCATTAACATGACTCTAAAAACATCTACCAGTGGACAAAAAAAGTAAAGAAAGACAAAAAAGGAAATAACACACAAAAGCGGTAAGAAACTGACGTAAAATAGAAATTAAAGAAAAGGAAGAGTTTCGTTAACAAATTTTTATTTTCTAAATTATTTTTCTAAAGCATCTATTATAAAGTATAGTTTAATCTAATAGTGTCACATTATTCCATAATTATATAACACTAGAGAACATTATATTAACCTAAAATATTTGAAGTGTGTATTCTTTCCTTAAATAAAAGCTACAGAATTACCTAATATGATTTACATATATACGGAAATTAATGATTATGAATAATAAAGATTTGATAACAGTTTTTGCATCCTTCTTCATTTTTGTTTAAATTTATATTATTAAAAAAACTTAAACAATCACATTAACCATATAATAAAAAAATTATATTTTTTCTTATATGTTATATTTTGAATTTTTTAAAATAACTTCAAATTACAAAAACGAGGAAACCTTTATATGTTATATATTTTTTTTAAACGACTTTAAAATACAAAAATGANNNNNNNNNNNNNNNNNNNNNNNNNNNNNNNNNNNNNNNNNNNNNNNNNNNNNNNNNNNNNNNNNNNNNNNNNNNNNNNNNNNNNNNNTTAAATTACAAAAATGTAAGTTTTCCTTAAGTATATGACTAAAAACATTAAAATGACATGTATCAGTTTGATGGTTGATTTGAAAGCTTTCAAAACCATATGGAAGATAAAAGTCAAAATAATTCAATTCTGAAAACAATACTGTTCATTTTTTTCAAGAATGTGTTCGCTGGAAAANNNNNNNNNNNNNNNNNNNNNNNNNNNNNNNNNNNNNNNNNNNNNNNNNNNNNNNNNNNNNNNNNNNNNNNNNNNNNNNNNNNNNNNNNNNNNNNNNNNNNNNNNNNNNNNNNNNNNNNNNNNNNNNNNNNNNNNNNNNNNNNNNNNNNNNNNNNNNNNNNNNNNNNNNNNNNNNNNNNNNNNNNNNNNNNNNNNNNNNNNNNNNNNNNNNNNNNNNNNNNNNNNNNNNNNNNNNNNNNNNNNNNNNNNNNNNNNNNNNNNNNNNNNNNNNNNNNNNNNNNNNNNNNNNNNNNNNNNNNNNNNNNNNNNNNNNNNNNNNNNNNNNNNNNNNNNNNNNNNNNNNNNNNNNNNNNNNNNNNNNNNNNNNNNNNNNNNNNNNNNNNNNNNNNNNNNNNNNNNNNNNNNNNNNNNNNNNNNNNNNNNNNNNNNNNNNNNNNNNNNNNNNTAGAGAACATTATATTAACCTAAAATATAAGAAGTGTATATTCGTTCTCTAAATAAAAGGTACAAAATTACCTAATATGATTTATATATATATGACAATTAATAATTATGAGTAATAAAGATTTGATAACAATTTTTGCATCCTTCTTCATTTTGTTTAATTTTATATTATTAAAAAAAATAAACAATCACATTAACCATATAATAAAAAATTAGATTTTTTCTTATATGTTATATTTTGAATTTTTTAAAACGACTTTAAATTACAAAAATGTAAGTTTTCCTTAAGTATACGACTAAAAATATTTAAATGACATATATCAATTCGATGGTTAATTTGAAAGCTTTCAAAACCATATGGAAGATACAAGTCAAAATAATTCAACTGTGAAAACAATACTGTTCATTTTTTTCAAGAATGTGTTCGATGGAAAAAATAAGGTTTTTATGTCATAATTTGTTTAATGTCCAATCCGATCAACCCATGATGTATTAATTATAGTTTTGTTCCATTATTTTTAATAAAAATTGATCATATCCATCGGAAAAAATTATATAATAACAACAAAAAATATTTTATATATATAAATAAAATGATCACATATATAAAAAAAAATATCGATAATATATACAAATAAACTTCTTGCGCAGGTCTTATCCTAGTTTATATAAATTCAGTAGTGGCATATATGTAATAGTTACAAAAAATGCTCTTTAAATCCTTTGTTTTGTGAGGAGGTTCCAAACTCCAAAGCGTGGCACATCACCAAAACTGAAACTGATAATTTCTGAATGGATATATGGAAATTTAATTATAAAATTTGTAATATATATGTTATATTTAAGATACAATATCGCTATTTAGATTCCACCAATAAGAAGCGGCTTAATGCGTGTTTTGACTAAAAGTTCATTAATACTTCTACACTAGAAAATTTGGGTTTCAAATCCCAGCAAATGTGAATTATTCAGATTTATAGAGAAAAACATACAGAAAATCTTCGGTATGGCGCAAGGAGTACCGTCATTCATAGATCTCATAGGACGACTCAGGATGATGCAGTCAGACGTGAATAAAATCGTCTTGTAATATTTCTCATAGTTTGTAAAAGCATAATTAACTATCGACGAAAAAACAGCGACTTGTGCAAAAAAATACTAACAAGTATTAATTCAGTTTTAAAGATGAAAAAATCAAAGTAAGGAATACAATTTAGTTCGTTAATAAAACTTGCTTACATTTGTTCAAAAAATTGCTTACATTCATTCATAAATTGCATTCTGGATTTTAGTTCAATTAATATTCAATTTAGGAGGTTTGAGTTTTGAATCCCAGCAAAGGTGAATTATGCAAATTTATAGAGAAAAACATACATGAAATCTTTGGTATGGCGCAAGGAGTGCCGTCAATCATAAATCTCATAGGACGACTCAGGATGATGCAGTCAGACGTGAATAGAATCGTCTTGTAATATTTCTCATAGTTTGTAAGAGCATAATTAACTATCGCAAAAAAAAAAACAGCCACTTGTGCAAAACAATACTAACAAGTATTAATTCAGTTTTAAAGATGAAAAAATCAAAATAAGGAATACAATTTAGTTCGTTAATAAAACTTGCTTACATTTGTTCAAAAAATTGCTTACATTCTTTCATAAATTGCATTCTGGATTTTAGTTAAATTAATATTCAATACAATCATTTTATAATCATTTGTATAAAAGACCGACAAACTCATCAAAAAGTCAACGTTACAACCAGCTCACAAAAAGACACTAGCAGGTAAAACAGGACGGAGTTGATTGGCGCAATGGTCAGTATTCCTTCAGGTTATATCTCTCAGGTGGTGGAACTCTGATTTGAGAGCAAAAGAATATGTGATCTAGGGTAGATCAATGGCACACGACTAAGTCACATATAAATATCGTTTGATTGCAGCATTTCGATTATATCAAAATAAATTGTTCTTTATACATAAAACCTTTAAAATGATAAGAGACAAACCTGACCAAACACACACACACACACACACACACACATATATATATGTATTCATACATAATAGGAACGCAAAGCAAGTAAAACAGGACGGAATAGACTGAGGTCGAAAAAAATCATGAAACTTAAACTTACTGGTAATAAACTAATAATATATTAACACAGCAATACATACTGTTGAGAATGGTTAAGGTGGTCCGGTTCAGTGGTCTCGAGTATGAGGCTAAGCGATAAGGATGAAGTCAGTTGAGATAAGCCTCAACGATTATGTGATAGATCTGAGCTGTTAGAGTATCTTGCTAGAATATATCTATCTGTAATCAAGTATATATGTATGACTCTCGATCATGGAATATACATACAGTTAAACACAAAGCATTCTCTCTTAGTTTCCATGGTATCAGAGCCTCTCTGAAGATTTCTTTGAGCTCGTCTGAGAGAGAAAGCAACATAAAAATAACATGTCAAAAACAGACGTATCGGTGGTCGCCGGTAGCAGTGTGGAGTCACGCATGACTTCACCGTATTTCCTTGCACCATCAGACAATCCGAGAGTGTCAATCTCGCCGGTGTCGCTGAACGGTGAAAACTACGCCGAGGAGCGTCCGAATTGGAGAACGCGCTTCGTGCCAACCGTAAGTTCAGATTCATCAATGGTACCTTGTTGATACCAGATGAGAAGGAGAACCCAACGGAGGCGGAGCAGTGGAGAACAGTCATTTCGATGATCGTGGGGTGGATTAGAGCGTCGATATCGCCTGCGATCCGCTCGACTGTCACATTCACCGCCGATGCTAAGAAGATGTGGGAAGATTTGAAGAGGCGGTTCTCTGTCGGTAACACCGTTCGAGTTCATCAACTGAAATCCGAACTCGCGGCGTGCAAACGAGATGGTGTGAGTGTTATGGAGTACTTTGGCCTTCTTTCTCTGAAGTGGGAGGAGCTTCTCAATTACAAGCCTCTTCCCAGTTGCACGTGTGGAGCGCCAGACAAGATCGCGCTTGATTATGAAGAAGAAAAAGTGCATATGTTTCTGATGGGGCTCGACGATGCGAGGTTCGGGAATGTGTGCACAAACATCATAGGTATGGAACCGCTACCGGACCTGAACTCTGTGTACCAGAGAGTTGTAAGAGAAGAGAGACGTCTCTTGTCCTCTCGAGTCGAGACAAGACAGGACGCAGAGGGTTCCTGGTGAAATCAGAACCATCTCAGTCAGAGAACCAGTCCGTCAATGGAGCTGTCGCGGCTGTTGCAAGAAGTAGAGGAGGAACGGCGTGCTCTCACTGTGGGAGGACAGGCCATGACAAGAAAGACTGCTGGCAGATCATCGGCTTCCCAGAATGGTGGACCGAAAGAAACCAAGCAGGAGATCGTGGAGGTCGAAGCAGAGGCAGGGGACGTCGGCGAACTCAGGCTAGGTCCAACGCGATGCAGGCTTCGAACTCTGCAGAACAAGGCGTTCCCAGACGAATGAACAGTGGCCTTCACTAGCTGCATTCCTCGAGCAACAGAAGCTGACAACATAAGTTGAATGGTAAGGTTCAAACTGGAGAAGTGATTCTTGACACTGGTGCATCCCACCATATGATGGGAGATGTACGCCTTCTTACCGAACTGCGTAAGATGGTAGGATGTCCAGTCCATTTTGCAGACGGGACCCAAGTGCAGGCTACTCAATCTGGACTACTAAAGTTGTCAGATAAGATTGTTTTAGAAAACGTTTTGTTTGTGCCAAACTTAAACTGCACTCTATTGTCAGTTGCTAAGTTGCTCAAACAAACAGGATGCCTGGCCATGTTTACTGATACCTTATGCATTTTTCAGGACCGTTTTACGAGGACCCTGATTGGAGCAGGTAAAGAACGGGACGGTATCTATGTTTATCGGGATGTGACAATGGCGCGAGGACTCAGGGTTAAGGCTGCTGAAGACAAGAAGACCCTTTGGCATCGCAGACTAGGACATCCTTCCTTAGGTGTTTTGGGATTTTTACCTTTTGTTTCCAGTGTTCTAGACAACTCTGATAAGTCTGGGGGTTGTGGAATTTGTTTTAAATTAAAGCAGACTCGCGGGGTGTTTTCCGAGAGTTTTAATAAAGCATCTGTTCCGTTTGAATTAATACATGTCGATTTATGGGGTCCATACCGAACAAAATCATCCTGTGGTGCTGTTTATTTCCTCACCATTGTAGATGACTACTCTCGAGCCGTGTGGATACACCTACTCCTCGAGAAGTCTGAGGTAAAGACGGTACTGCCTAACTTATGTCGTCTAGCACACAGACAATTCGGCAAGCTGGTCAAGACAATAGGAGCGACAA
This sequence is a window from Brassica oleracea var. oleracea cultivar TO1000 chromosome C1, BOL, whole genome shotgun sequence. Protein-coding genes within it:
- the LOC106333960 gene encoding uncharacterized protein LOC106333960: MIRHHLQENLKTQYMTMENPYDLWIALQRRYDHQKTVLLPKAQYDWKHIRFLDYKSVDKYNSVLFRIVFLLRLCGEKVTEEEMLNKTLSTFPQTNMVLQQQYRERNFATYTELIECLLLAEANNELLLKNSEMRPPGTAPLPDISKLAIEPKKESNLVQHNDHPGPNRGRSQGRGRGSFKAHGRGRGRGTTPGFSRGRGRGRSVSFKPQIKADRCHICGMGNHWGKNCQTPKHLCELYMESLKRNPEANMVRDPGYDDDDDDLEEDHQHESDKVDHMEFETLDILK
- the LOC106295940 gene encoding thioredoxin domain-containing protein PLP3A-like; this translates as MDPDAVKSTLSNLAFGNVLAAAARDYKKEVLANEKAQSSNHVNEEVDLDELMDDPELEKLHADRIAALKREVEKREAFKRQGHGEYREVSEGDFLGEVTRSEKVICHFYHKEFYRCKIMDKHLKTLAPRHVDTKFIKVDAENAPFFVTKLAIKTLPCVLLFSKGIAIDRLVGFQDLGTKDDFSTTKLENVLIKKGMLSKKKKEEDDEDAEYQESIRRSVRSSENLDSDSD
- the LOC106303130 gene encoding probable mitochondrial chaperone BCS1-B is translated as MGVSTVVTTAASVAETAMLARSLAQSYLPLEVRQYISYEVRSFVKRCMAHYFNSSQMTITIEEFEGYNHNEVFDAAKAYVATKISQSNKRIKVSKHEKDSNYNVAVGHDEQVVDVFNGVQFQWVLRSHHVETKNQHSKSSLDVRSFELNFEKRFKDIALESYLPFMVKRSRSMKHEKKKLKLFTLDARYWGDSWTSVTLAHPSTFKTLAMDSDVKRSVMEDLDKFVKRSEYYKRVGKAWKRGYLIYGPPGTGKSSLIAAMANHLNFDIYDLELTAVVDNSELRRLLIDTGNRSILVLEDIDCSITLNNRTTDERKESRNKKVTLSGLLNFTDGLWSSCGDQRIIIFTTNYKDKLDPALLRPGRMDVHIHMSYCTSSTFKALAWNYLEIKDHPLFSKIVEGIEATEVTPADVAEQLMRNESVDIILEGLVEFLEAKKIKNEQEKAKTEEADLENKKKTTKGKDSKVKKK